A stretch of the Bacillus licheniformis DSM 13 = ATCC 14580 genome encodes the following:
- a CDS encoding GNAT family N-acetyltransferase, which yields MKDMIMKTDRLILRKMRRDDAENLLEIFSDPIAMEYYPSTKNEKQTLQWIDRTLENYEKHGTGLWVAEHKQTGEFLGQCGIVPQEVEGSNEMEIGYLFKRSVWKNGYATEAASACKQYGFESFHLKKIVSLPDAQNLPSRKVAERIGMTLEKTIHKWGKEIAVYSVYR from the coding sequence ATGAAAGACATGATCATGAAGACAGACCGGCTTATTTTGCGAAAAATGAGGCGCGATGACGCCGAAAACCTGCTCGAAATCTTTTCTGACCCGATAGCAATGGAATATTATCCATCGACAAAGAATGAAAAACAGACATTGCAATGGATCGACCGGACGCTTGAAAACTATGAAAAACACGGAACCGGTCTGTGGGTTGCCGAACATAAACAAACGGGCGAATTTTTAGGCCAATGCGGCATCGTGCCACAGGAAGTCGAAGGATCGAACGAAATGGAAATCGGCTATTTGTTTAAACGGAGCGTCTGGAAAAACGGCTATGCAACCGAAGCAGCATCAGCATGCAAACAATATGGATTTGAGTCATTTCATCTGAAAAAAATCGTATCTTTACCTGATGCGCAAAATCTGCCGTCCAGAAAAGTAGCCGAACGAATCGGCATGACTTTAGAAAAAACAATACATAAATGGGGAAAAGAAATTGCCGTATATTCAGTGTATCGCTAA
- a CDS encoding YnfE family protein, which translates to MNETLQQYMMLVKEHYDTINGPDYTGKEEDIEKRKEQIELYAKTLQQGFSTDDDYDEFADAVIKCAYGDLTVEELETVYRELTSP; encoded by the coding sequence ATGAATGAAACATTGCAGCAATACATGATGCTTGTCAAGGAACACTATGACACGATCAATGGACCGGATTACACAGGCAAGGAGGAAGACATTGAAAAGAGAAAGGAACAAATCGAGCTTTACGCCAAAACGCTTCAGCAAGGCTTTTCAACAGATGATGACTATGATGAATTCGCAGATGCCGTGATTAAATGCGCATACGGAGATCTGACGGTGGAAGAATTAGAAACGGTTTATCGGGAATTAACGTCTCCATAA